The Staphylococcus carnosus genome has a segment encoding these proteins:
- a CDS encoding nucleoside 2-deoxyribosyltransferase — translation MNKQIYLGGGMLDLGDQMRRAWERDDLKRLGFDVYVPQDDKSVNDKNNAVQEGLAERIVRNDTNGISESDILIFDYLTHNQGTIAEMGYIQGLMHSGHECKVYVQCTDIRQGTGHVNREQDRAEFSINQYVYGVILDITDGRGVQTWNEITEELIKKPCVS, via the coding sequence ATGAATAAACAAATATATCTCGGTGGCGGAATGCTAGATCTCGGAGACCAAATGCGAAGAGCGTGGGAACGTGATGATCTGAAACGTTTAGGCTTTGATGTTTATGTACCGCAAGATGATAAGAGTGTGAACGATAAAAACAACGCAGTACAAGAAGGATTAGCTGAGCGTATTGTGAGAAATGATACGAATGGAATTTCTGAAAGCGACATTCTGATTTTCGATTATCTCACTCACAATCAGGGCACAATCGCCGAAATGGGCTATATTCAGGGATTAATGCACAGCGGTCACGAATGTAAGGTGTATGTACAGTGTACAGACATCAGACAGGGAACAGGGCATGTTAATCGAGAACAAGATAGAGCAGAGTTTAGCATTAACCAGTACGTCTACGGTGTGATACTGGACATCACAGACGGACGTGGCGTGCAGACGTGGAACGAGATTACGGAGGAACTAATAAAAAAACCATGCGTGAGTTAA
- a CDS encoding DUF3310 domain-containing protein encodes MKEIKDLNVNDRIIIWRYNDMNIDEGHNATVIRRVVRHAEPQAVVVQLDGVSNEATITDKDYFDTLPLSNQKSEDYENEEPFFVNDADKGIPSHYQGKDGIDVIEFLRQQMTSQEFKGFMTGNIIKYATRLGRKDEKVKELEKIEVYAKRLKEVLTNE; translated from the coding sequence ATGAAAGAGATTAAAGACTTGAATGTGAACGACAGAATCATTATTTGGCGATACAACGATATGAATATTGATGAAGGACACAACGCTACTGTAATCCGCAGAGTTGTACGACATGCAGAACCACAAGCAGTTGTTGTGCAATTGGACGGTGTGTCAAACGAAGCAACAATCACTGATAAAGATTACTTTGATACATTACCTTTAAGTAATCAGAAGTCAGAAGATTACGAAAACGAGGAACCGTTTTTCGTCAATGATGCGGATAAAGGTATTCCTTCTCATTACCAAGGCAAAGACGGGATAGATGTAATCGAATTTCTTAGACAGCAGATGACATCTCAAGAGTTCAAAGGTTTCATGACAGGCAACATTATCAAATATGCTACACGATTAGGTCGTAAAGATGAAAAAGTGAAAGAGTTGGAAAAAATAGAAGTCTATGCAAAGCGACTGAAAGAGGTGCTGACAAATGAATAA
- a CDS encoding RusA family crossover junction endodeoxyribonuclease, giving the protein MELEINFNETHKAPIGSPRPRFSMRGKYVQTYMPKTYTDHKQFIQKQMPKLMMEGNLIVTLQFLFIPPLSWSNKKRLAMVGQYKRTKPDIDNLIKTVLDAANNHLWQDDNQIVEVKSFKKYGETPKIIMKVEMVE; this is encoded by the coding sequence ATGGAATTAGAAATTAATTTCAACGAAACACATAAAGCGCCTATCGGCTCACCTCGACCACGTTTTTCTATGAGAGGTAAATATGTTCAAACATATATGCCTAAAACTTATACGGATCATAAACAGTTCATACAAAAACAAATGCCGAAATTGATGATGGAAGGCAATTTAATCGTAACATTGCAATTCTTATTCATTCCGCCTTTGAGTTGGAGTAACAAGAAGCGGTTAGCAATGGTAGGTCAGTATAAACGTACGAAACCAGATATAGATAATTTGATTAAAACAGTATTGGATGCTGCAAATAATCACTTGTGGCAAGACGATAATCAAATTGTAGAAGTTAAAAGTTTTAAAAAATATGGGGAAACGCCAAAAATCATTATGAAAGTTGAGATGGTCGAATGA
- a CDS encoding ATP-binding protein: protein MDAFSKIAKQAKFRNKVVKQEMGLHCEKCGRDYDYYEFDNGQVIKDGCDCKMIALAKESTENFKKKQQRIKTNAIFKKSIINDDLADADFNNYDPTSQQLAKAKALLERYANNFTLNNKQSILLFGTYGTGKSHLSMATIKRVREKGYSVLYMNVPQLITTYKDTYNKQSQLTERDLDKAIADVDLLVLDDYGTSLSNFGVQKMFEVMESRTGKHNIITTNNSSKELIQNKDLAKIFSRMMKNTTTINMNGEDFRMRGLNF, encoded by the coding sequence ATGGATGCTTTTTCAAAAATAGCTAAGCAAGCTAAATTCAGAAACAAAGTAGTCAAACAAGAAATGGGATTGCATTGTGAAAAGTGCGGTCGTGACTATGATTACTATGAGTTTGATAATGGTCAAGTCATTAAAGATGGTTGTGATTGCAAGATGATAGCACTGGCCAAAGAGTCTACCGAAAACTTTAAGAAGAAGCAGCAACGTATCAAGACTAATGCAATATTCAAGAAATCGATTATCAATGATGATTTAGCGGATGCAGACTTTAACAACTATGATCCAACAAGCCAACAACTAGCAAAAGCTAAAGCATTACTGGAACGTTACGCTAACAACTTCACATTAAATAATAAACAATCAATCTTGTTGTTCGGAACGTATGGTACAGGCAAGAGTCATTTATCTATGGCAACTATCAAAAGAGTGAGAGAGAAAGGTTATTCAGTCTTATACATGAATGTACCTCAATTGATTACCACTTACAAAGATACGTACAACAAACAATCGCAGCTAACTGAAAGAGACTTAGATAAAGCGATAGCAGATGTAGATTTACTTGTACTGGATGACTACGGAACGTCACTAAGCAACTTCGGTGTACAAAAGATGTTTGAAGTAATGGAATCACGTACAGGCAAGCACAACATCATCACAACTAACAACAGTAGTAAAGAATTAATACAAAATAAGGATCTAGCCAAGATATTCAGCAGAATGATGAAGAATACTACCACAATAAATATGAATGGCGAAGATTTCCGCATGAGAGGATTAAACTTTTAA
- a CDS encoding conserved phage C-terminal domain-containing protein has protein sequence MSKLLIDDYPIQVLPKLAEKVGLNEAIILQQIHYWLNSSKHNYDGKRWIYNSYPNWAKQFPFWSERTIKRAFGSLEKQDLLYVGNYNRAGFDRTKWYSINYENLNNLVARPSGQNGTTSMTNCHDARGQNVTTNTRDYTEITTETTNNNILSPSSTAYPYRDVINYLNQQTDKHYKSTTKKNQTVIRARTDEGFTLDDFIKVIDNKVSEWKDTDMEKYLRPETLFGTKFEGYLNQQQSNAVDEDWKKQYEDVF, from the coding sequence ATGAGCAAATTATTAATTGACGATTATCCAATACAAGTCTTACCTAAATTAGCTGAAAAGGTAGGATTAAATGAAGCGATAATCTTGCAGCAAATACACTACTGGTTAAATAGTAGTAAGCATAACTATGACGGTAAGCGTTGGATATATAATTCCTATCCTAATTGGGCAAAGCAATTTCCTTTTTGGAGCGAAAGAACTATCAAAAGAGCATTCGGTAGTTTAGAAAAGCAAGACCTTTTATATGTAGGTAACTACAATAGAGCCGGTTTTGACCGTACTAAATGGTATTCAATCAACTATGAAAACTTGAATAATCTAGTGGCACGACCATCGGGACAAAATGGCACGACGAGCATGACAAATTGTCACGATGCAAGAGGACAAAATGTCACGACCAATACCAGAGACTACACAGAGATTACTACAGAGACTACTAACAATAATATATTGTCTCCTTCGTCGACTGCGTACCCTTACCGTGATGTAATTAATTATCTTAACCAACAGACAGATAAGCACTACAAATCTACGACTAAGAAAAATCAAACGGTCATACGCGCAAGAACTGATGAAGGTTTTACATTAGATGACTTCATAAAAGTAATCGATAACAAAGTATCGGAGTGGAAAGATACAGACATGGAAAAGTATTTGAGACCCGAGACATTATTCGGTACTAAATTTGAGGGTTACCTTAACCAACAACAATCTAATGCAGTAGATGAGGACTGGAAAAAGCAATACGAGGATGTGTTTTAG
- a CDS encoding putative HNHc nuclease — translation MAKIKNYITQDDGTTTVVIEGVDIDNKTSLLLDNGLDVEVECKPIDPYKITDKQRKKIFALCNDIESHTGQPRDYMRYLFMDYVEVLYGYEKRLSLSDCTRTQANQIIEVTLDWIFHNNIPLAYKTSDLLKNDKVFLYWSTVNRNCVICGKTHAQLAHYHAVGRGRNRRKISHLNNKVLALCSEHHKEQHAIGMDSFNEKYHLENSWVSVDDRLNKMLRGGKNE, via the coding sequence ATGGCTAAAATCAAAAATTACATTACTCAAGATGACGGTACAACTACCGTTGTCATTGAGGGTGTAGATATAGATAACAAAACATCGTTATTACTAGATAACGGGCTTGATGTCGAAGTCGAATGTAAGCCTATTGATCCATACAAAATTACAGATAAACAGCGCAAAAAGATATTCGCCTTATGTAACGACATAGAGAGCCACACAGGGCAGCCCCGTGACTATATGAGGTATTTGTTCATGGATTACGTAGAAGTCCTTTATGGGTATGAAAAACGCCTCTCATTGAGCGACTGCACGCGTACCCAAGCAAACCAAATCATAGAAGTTACACTTGATTGGATATTTCATAACAATATTCCATTAGCTTATAAAACAAGTGACTTACTCAAAAACGATAAAGTATTTCTATATTGGTCAACGGTCAATCGTAACTGTGTTATCTGTGGTAAAACTCATGCACAGTTAGCTCATTATCATGCGGTAGGTCGAGGACGCAACAGACGCAAGATAAGCCACTTAAACAACAAGGTACTTGCATTATGTTCAGAACATCATAAGGAACAGCATGCTATCGGTATGGATAGTTTCAATGAGAAATACCACTTAGAGAACAGTTGGGTTTCAGTAGATGATCGGCTTAACAAAATGTTGAGAGGAGGAAAAAATGAATGA
- a CDS encoding NUMOD4 domain-containing protein, with the protein MAEIWKDVVGYEGIYEVSNKGRVRTHKDKVSWSKRFKKWKHWKQRYLKDKTPNGRDARVALWKDGKPKYFLVHRLVAFAFIPRIEGKDCINHIDGNPKNNNVSNLEWCNYKENINHAFENGLSTTNMAVRLTNHLGIEYEFISMSRASKFLGRNHGYVSGRLKNNCSKLTDTDGNKYKVEKLI; encoded by the coding sequence ATGGCTGAAATTTGGAAAGATGTGGTTGGTTATGAAGGTATCTACGAAGTAAGCAATAAAGGTCGAGTAAGAACTCATAAAGATAAAGTTAGTTGGTCAAAACGCTTTAAAAAATGGAAACATTGGAAGCAACGTTACTTAAAAGACAAAACGCCTAATGGTAGAGATGCAAGAGTAGCACTTTGGAAAGATGGAAAACCAAAATACTTTTTAGTTCATCGATTAGTAGCGTTTGCTTTCATACCAAGAATTGAAGGTAAGGATTGTATAAATCATATTGATGGTAATCCTAAAAATAATAATGTGAGCAATCTTGAATGGTGTAATTATAAAGAGAATATTAATCATGCTTTCGAAAACGGATTAAGCACTACCAATATGGCCGTAAGATTAACGAATCATCTTGGCATTGAATATGAATTTATAAGTATGAGTAGAGCTAGTAAGTTTTTAGGTCGCAATCACGGATATGTAAGTGGTCGATTGAAAAACAACTGTTCGAAGTTAACGGATACAGATGGCAATAAATACAAAGTCGAGAAGTTGATATAA
- the ssb gene encoding single-stranded DNA-binding protein: MINRVVLVGRLTKDPEFRTTPSGVDVATFTLAVNRNFKSKNGEQQADFINCVVFRKQAENVNNYLNKGSLAGVDGRLQSRSYENKEGQRVFVTEVVADSVQFLEPKNNNQQNNQPQQQQGQAPAGNNPFGNASDDISESELPF, encoded by the coding sequence ATGATTAACAGAGTCGTATTAGTAGGTCGTTTAACAAAAGATCCAGAATTCAGAACAACCCCGAGCGGTGTAGATGTAGCAACATTCACACTAGCAGTCAACCGTAATTTTAAGAGTAAAAATGGAGAGCAACAGGCGGACTTTATCAACTGTGTTGTATTCCGTAAACAAGCAGAAAACGTCAATAATTATTTGAATAAAGGCAGTTTAGCAGGTGTCGATGGTCGCTTACAATCACGCAGCTATGAAAATAAGGAAGGACAACGTGTGTTTGTAACCGAAGTAGTAGCAGATAGTGTTCAATTCTTAGAGCCAAAGAATAACAATCAACAAAACAATCAACCTCAACAACAACAAGGGCAAGCACCAGCAGGCAATAACCCGTTTGGAAATGCTAGCGACGATATTTCAGAATCGGAACTCCCTTTCTAG
- a CDS encoding ERF family protein, producing MTQEMNLFQKIADVKANIDGFTKDTKGYNYSYVSGSQVLHRIRNKMIENNLLLVPKTSEENYKQIDVTRFNKKAGREITTSEFIVEMKLTYVWINADKPEEQFEVTFYAVGQQDDVSKAHGTALTYAERYFLMKFFNIPTDEDDADAKEKREQYTKPDAKAIGTLKEEMLKFSELMQSVGKQVSVDDVQQKLGINDVQNLSNSQITVCIKKLDNWSKQAKENE from the coding sequence ATGACACAGGAAATGAACCTATTCCAGAAAATAGCAGATGTTAAAGCTAATATAGATGGATTCACTAAAGATACTAAAGGCTACAACTACTCATATGTTAGTGGTTCGCAAGTATTACACAGAATTAGAAATAAGATGATTGAAAACAATTTATTACTTGTACCAAAAACATCAGAAGAAAATTACAAACAAATTGATGTGACAAGATTTAATAAAAAAGCTGGTCGTGAGATTACAACATCAGAATTTATCGTTGAAATGAAATTGACTTATGTGTGGATCAATGCAGACAAACCAGAAGAACAGTTCGAAGTAACATTTTATGCAGTAGGACAACAAGATGACGTTTCTAAAGCACATGGTACTGCACTAACTTACGCAGAAAGATACTTCTTAATGAAATTCTTCAATATTCCAACTGATGAAGATGATGCAGATGCAAAAGAAAAGCGCGAGCAATATACCAAACCAGATGCTAAAGCGATTGGGACATTAAAAGAAGAAATGTTGAAATTCAGCGAACTTATGCAGTCTGTAGGAAAACAAGTAAGCGTTGATGATGTCCAGCAAAAACTAGGTATCAACGATGTTCAAAATTTAAGTAATAGTCAAATCACTGTGTGCATCAAAAAATTAGATAACTGGTCAAAACAAGCGAAGGAGAATGAATAA
- a CDS encoding DUF2483 family protein gives MPKQTVTYLIKITDTNLYVTNRPTEQNTTIKYSTSLSDAREFNGMEDAAVDMTFHTAIKKTVTETTEYEEVAYDTGNEPIPENSRC, from the coding sequence ATGCCTAAACAAACAGTTACCTATCTTATTAAGATTACTGATACCAACCTATATGTTACAAACAGACCCACTGAACAAAACACTACAATCAAATATTCAACCAGCCTTAGTGACGCTAGAGAGTTCAACGGAATGGAAGATGCAGCAGTAGATATGACATTCCATACTGCAATAAAAAAGACAGTTACAGAAACAACTGAATATGAGGAGGTCGCATATGACACAGGAAATGAACCTATTCCAGAAAATAGCAGATGTTAA
- a CDS encoding phage antirepressor, producing the protein MSELQVFNFEELPVRTLIMDDEPYFVGKDVAEVLGYSNTRDALNKHVDEDDKKILTSRNTTLENLPNRGLTAVNESGLYSLIFSSKLESAKRFKRWVTSKVLPAIRKHGIYATDSVIEQTIQNPDYIINILTEFKKEREGRLVAEQQVHELKPKATYYDLVLQNKSLLSVSKIAKDYGMSARALNKLLHELGVQYKHGDIWLLYAKHQDKGYTHTSTYALDEEHSKVTTKWTQKGRLFIYDLLKDNNILPTIERG; encoded by the coding sequence ATGAGCGAATTACAAGTATTTAATTTCGAAGAATTACCAGTAAGGACATTAATAATGGATGATGAACCTTATTTTGTAGGAAAAGATGTGGCGGAAGTTTTAGGATACTCAAATACACGTGATGCGTTAAATAAACATGTTGATGAAGATGATAAGAAAATTCTAACGTCGCGAAACACGACTTTAGAAAATTTGCCAAATCGAGGACTTACGGCAGTTAATGAATCAGGATTATACAGTTTAATCTTCTCATCAAAATTAGAATCAGCAAAACGTTTCAAAAGATGGGTAACATCAAAAGTTTTACCAGCAATTCGCAAACATGGAATCTACGCAACGGATAGCGTGATTGAACAAACGATCCAGAATCCGGATTACATCATTAATATCTTAACTGAATTTAAAAAAGAACGTGAAGGTCGTTTGGTTGCAGAACAACAGGTGCATGAACTGAAACCCAAAGCTACTTATTACGATCTGGTTCTACAAAACAAATCTTTATTATCAGTAAGCAAGATTGCTAAAGATTACGGAATGAGTGCTAGAGCGCTGAACAAGTTGTTGCATGAATTAGGCGTTCAATATAAACATGGCGATATTTGGTTGTTATACGCGAAACATCAAGATAAAGGTTACACACATACAAGCACATATGCATTAGATGAAGAACACTCAAAAGTCACTACTAAATGGACGCAAAAGGGCAGACTGTTCATTTATGACTTGCTCAAAGACAACAATATCCTGCCCACAATCGAGAGAGGTTAA
- a CDS encoding helix-turn-helix domain-containing protein, with product MFIKDEHGKPIVLPLANWRKMKGLTQKSLAKQAEVTERTIQNYEDDTKNIRNARYSTIKRIAEALGIGTDNIFFD from the coding sequence ATGTTCATTAAGGACGAGCATGGTAAACCTATCGTCTTACCTTTAGCGAATTGGCGTAAAATGAAGGGTTTAACTCAAAAGAGCCTTGCCAAACAGGCAGAAGTGACAGAACGGACTATTCAGAATTACGAAGATGATACTAAGAATATCAGAAACGCAAGATATTCTACAATTAAGAGAATCGCTGAAGCATTAGGTATAGGTACGGACAATATTTTTTTTGATTAA
- a CDS encoding helix-turn-helix domain-containing protein, with amino-acid sequence MFSRNLKYLRQKNGLEQIDLAHKLGRKSASSISEWEKGKYTPKMSTLNKLAEIFNVSIDELMNEDLENGTSSEPKTLAAHLEGQDYTQEELDKILEFAEMVRKSRDK; translated from the coding sequence ATGTTTAGCCGAAATTTAAAATACTTACGTCAGAAAAATGGATTAGAACAGATTGATTTAGCACATAAATTAGGCAGAAAAAGTGCCTCTAGTATTAGTGAATGGGAAAAAGGTAAATACACACCTAAAATGTCAACTTTAAACAAACTTGCAGAAATTTTTAATGTAAGTATAGATGAATTGATGAACGAAGATTTAGAGAATGGCACAAGTTCCGAACCAAAAACTTTAGCTGCACATTTAGAAGGACAAGACTATACGCAAGAAGAATTAGATAAAATTTTAGAATTTGCAGAAATGGTAAGAAAAAGTAGAGATAAATAA
- a CDS encoding ImmA/IrrE family metallo-endopeptidase has translation MSKYEKMLITHENIAIKDTFELPGKFKGFYTDGVILIDKYLSPKEKVEVLAEEIAHCKFTYGNIIDESEMFNRKLELKAKRMGAEMIITLSGIINAFEHGIYNLYELAEYFEVSQHYVLNAIKHYKMKLGLSTCHDGYLIRFEPLQVFKYIDKE, from the coding sequence ATGAGTAAATACGAAAAAATGTTAATCACACATGAAAATATAGCGATAAAAGATACGTTTGAATTACCTGGCAAATTCAAAGGTTTTTACACAGATGGCGTAATATTGATAGACAAATATTTAAGTCCTAAAGAAAAAGTTGAAGTGTTGGCCGAAGAAATAGCACATTGCAAATTTACATATGGAAACATTATAGATGAAAGCGAAATGTTTAATCGAAAATTAGAGTTGAAAGCGAAACGTATGGGCGCGGAAATGATTATAACTCTGAGTGGAATTATCAATGCATTCGAACATGGCATCTATAATCTATATGAACTTGCCGAATACTTTGAGGTATCGCAACATTATGTTTTAAATGCAATAAAACACTACAAAATGAAACTTGGTTTATCAACCTGCCATGATGGTTATCTCATTCGATTTGAGCCGTTGCAGGTTTTTAAATATATAGATAAAGAATAA
- a CDS encoding tyrosine-type recombinase/integrase, producing MPVYKDSSTNKWYFSVRYKDVYGNNKRKMKRGYNTKREAKYAEAAFLNDINEGYSDSNTFDYVFNHYLEHSDLRPKTKKRKINEYNRHFKDKFGHINMNKITQNQCQEFRKYLMDNIPSTNTARTIWSGFKVVINYAKKYFGLRTDPTISIKPIPRIKTKPKYMLREEFDERVKEVEEQDYQELFKLMFYTGLRIGEAMALVWTDYNKYKKEISIDKTMDISNRTIYPRPKTDSSEDIVPLPNFINEMLAERYQREKAANKYFDERSYFIFGGIAPKHYSHVHKKFQKAFPQYNIHTLRHSYASYLANNGVDIFVLQSLMRHAQITETMGTYSHLYTQKKHDAIAIFDE from the coding sequence ATGCCAGTATATAAAGATAGTAGTACAAACAAATGGTATTTTTCCGTCAGATATAAAGATGTTTATGGCAACAATAAACGCAAAATGAAACGAGGATATAACACTAAAAGAGAAGCTAAGTATGCAGAAGCTGCTTTTTTAAACGATATCAATGAAGGTTATAGCGATTCAAATACATTTGATTATGTATTTAATCATTACTTAGAACACAGTGATCTAAGACCTAAAACTAAAAAGCGCAAAATAAATGAATATAACCGGCACTTTAAAGATAAATTCGGACATATTAATATGAATAAAATTACGCAGAACCAATGCCAAGAGTTCCGCAAATATTTAATGGATAATATTCCTTCCACTAACACAGCACGCACAATATGGTCTGGTTTCAAAGTAGTCATCAATTACGCTAAAAAATACTTTGGTTTACGTACTGACCCTACTATTTCTATCAAGCCAATTCCGCGCATAAAAACTAAACCGAAATACATGTTGAGAGAAGAATTTGATGAGCGTGTGAAAGAAGTAGAAGAACAAGATTATCAAGAATTGTTTAAGCTCATGTTCTATACTGGATTGAGAATTGGAGAAGCTATGGCTTTAGTATGGACCGATTATAATAAATATAAAAAAGAGATATCCATAGACAAAACTATGGACATCTCCAACAGAACAATATATCCACGTCCTAAAACTGACAGTTCAGAAGATATTGTTCCACTACCTAATTTTATTAATGAAATGTTAGCTGAACGTTACCAACGCGAAAAAGCAGCTAACAAGTATTTTGATGAACGCAGCTATTTCATTTTCGGTGGAATAGCACCTAAACATTATAGCCATGTTCATAAAAAATTTCAAAAGGCTTTTCCACAATATAACATACACACGCTGAGACATTCTTACGCATCTTATCTTGCAAATAACGGTGTAGATATTTTCGTTTTACAGTCACTTATGAGACACGCTCAAATCACTGAAACGATGGGCACTTACAGCCATTTATACACCCAGAAAAAGCATGATGCGATAGCCATATTTGATGAGTAA
- the sufB gene encoding Fe-S cluster assembly protein SufB: MAKQAPDVGDYKYGFHDEDVSIFRSERGLTENIVTEISKMKEEPQWMLDFRLKALKLFYKMPMPQWGGDLSELNFDDITYYVKPSEHAERSWDEVPEEIKRTFDRLGIPEAEQKYLAGVSAQYESEVVYQNMEEELEEKGVIFKDTDSALREHEELFKEYFASVVPAGDNKFAALNSAVWSGGSFIYVPKNIKLDTPLQAYFRINSENMGQFERTLIIADEGASVNYVEGCTAPVYTTNSLHSAVVEIFVHKDAHVRYTTIQNWANNVYNLVTKRTMVHENGNMEWVDGNLGSKLTMKYPNCVLAGEGAKGSTLSIALAGKGQVQDAGAKMIHLAPNTSSTIVSKSISKDGGKVVYRGIVKFGRKAKGARANIECDTLILDNKSTSDTIPYNEIMNDDISLEHEAKVSKVSEEQLFYLMSRGISEEEATEMIVMGFIEPFTKELPMEYAVEMNRLIKFEMEGSIG, from the coding sequence ATGGCTAAACAAGCACCTGATGTTGGGGATTACAAATATGGTTTCCACGACGAAGATGTTTCCATTTTCAGATCAGAACGAGGATTAACAGAAAATATCGTAACTGAAATTTCTAAAATGAAAGAAGAACCTCAATGGATGTTAGACTTCCGTCTAAAAGCATTGAAGTTATTCTATAAAATGCCAATGCCTCAATGGGGTGGCGACTTATCAGAATTAAATTTTGATGATATCACTTATTACGTTAAACCATCAGAACATGCTGAACGTTCTTGGGACGAAGTACCTGAAGAAATCAAACGTACTTTCGACCGTTTAGGTATCCCTGAAGCAGAACAAAAATACCTTGCTGGTGTTTCTGCACAGTATGAATCTGAAGTTGTTTACCAAAATATGGAAGAAGAATTAGAAGAAAAAGGTGTTATCTTTAAAGATACTGACTCTGCATTGAGAGAACATGAAGAATTATTCAAAGAATATTTCGCATCAGTTGTTCCAGCTGGCGATAATAAATTCGCTGCATTAAACTCAGCAGTTTGGTCAGGTGGTTCATTCATCTATGTACCAAAAAATATTAAATTAGATACACCATTACAAGCATACTTCCGTATCAACTCAGAAAACATGGGTCAATTCGAACGAACATTGATTATTGCTGATGAAGGTGCATCAGTTAACTATGTTGAAGGTTGTACAGCACCTGTTTATACAACAAACTCTCTACACTCAGCAGTAGTAGAAATCTTTGTACACAAAGATGCGCATGTTCGTTATACTACAATTCAAAACTGGGCTAACAACGTTTATAACTTAGTTACAAAACGTACAATGGTTCATGAGAATGGTAATATGGAATGGGTTGATGGTAACTTAGGTTCTAAATTGACTATGAAATATCCTAACTGTGTATTAGCAGGCGAAGGTGCTAAAGGCAGCACGCTTTCAATTGCATTAGCAGGTAAAGGTCAAGTACAAGATGCAGGAGCTAAAATGATTCACTTAGCGCCAAACACATCTTCTACTATTGTTTCTAAATCAATTTCTAAAGATGGCGGTAAAGTTGTTTACCGTGGTATCGTTAAATTCGGTCGTAAAGCCAAAGGTGCACGTGCGAACATTGAATGTGATACGTTAATCTTAGACAACAAATCAACTTCAGATACAATTCCTTACAATGAAATCATGAATGATGACATTTCATTAGAACATGAAGCGAAAGTATCTAAAGTATCAGAAGAACAACTCTTCTACTTGATGAGTCGCGGTATTTCAGAAGAAGAAGCTACTGAAATGATCGTAATGGGCTTCATCGAACCATTTACTAAAGAACTACCAATGGAATATGCAGTAGAAATGAACCGTTTGATTAAATTCGAAATGGAAGGTAGTATCGGATAG
- the sufU gene encoding Fe-S cluster assembly sulfur transfer protein SufU, with amino-acid sequence MNFNNLDQLYRSVIMDHYKNPRNKGKLDNGSLTVDMNNPTCGDRIHLTFDIEDGIIQDAKFDGEGCSISMSSASMMTEAVKGHSLKEALEMSQEFSKMMLGEDYELTEDMGDIEALQGVSQFPARIKCATLAWKALEKGTVEREGKADANSEQDAN; translated from the coding sequence ATGAATTTTAATAATTTAGATCAGTTATATAGATCTGTAATTATGGACCATTATAAAAACCCTAGAAACAAAGGCAAATTGGATAACGGCTCTCTTACTGTTGATATGAATAACCCAACTTGCGGAGACCGTATTCATCTAACTTTCGATATTGAAGATGGCATTATTCAAGATGCAAAATTTGATGGAGAAGGTTGTTCAATCTCTATGTCTAGTGCTTCAATGATGACTGAAGCAGTAAAAGGTCATTCTTTAAAAGAAGCATTAGAAATGAGTCAAGAATTCTCTAAAATGATGCTCGGTGAAGATTACGAGTTGACAGAAGATATGGGTGATATTGAAGCACTTCAAGGTGTTTCTCAATTCCCAGCACGTATTAAATGTGCAACACTTGCATGGAAAGCTTTAGAAAAAGGTACTGTGGAACGTGAAGGTAAAGCAGATGCAAATTCTGAGCAAGATGCAAATTAA